The bacterium DNA window ATCGTCGTCGATGGTTCCGCGCACTTCCACGGGGCCGTAGTTCACGATCGGCGTGAGACTGTTCGGCGTCTCGATGGCCGCCACCGGCGGCGTCAGATCAACGACGACCGAACCACCTGAGGCTACGTACTGCGCGCCATCAAGACTCGCCGTGAGTCGAAAGTCATAGATTCCGTCGGAAATGGTCCCCGAGGACACCTGTCCGGACCATTCTCCAACCGCAGAACGTCCACTCCCGGTGAACTGATTGACCACGGAGCCACCCGACAAGACGTCGAGAGTCCAGCTTGCATCGTCCAGACTCAAACCTGCTTCGATCGACACCTTGTCGAACGCGCCGTCGTTGTTAGGAGAGAAAACCGCCAAGGACGCGGCCGGAGCCGACGCGTGCAGAACGCGCACCGTCCTGTCGGTAACGGCGGTTCCACCTGGCGAGTCCACTTCGAGTCTCACCGTGTAGATCCCATTGATCTCAGCCGACGCGTCCCACGAAACGAGCTGGCCGTTTGCCGGGACCGAAGCGATATCGCATGCGGGCGGATCGCCGGGTTGGCCACCCGCGGGCGATTCGCAAATCGTCGAAAACGCGGACTCCGCGGGGCTGTAGCCGTAAGCCTGTTTGATGCGATAGGCGGTCGCGCCAGCCCCTGCGGCTTCGCCCACGATCGCGATCGGACCCGCGGCCGCAACGCCGAGTTCAGCTGGCGCCGTGAGGCGGGCCACAGGCAGCGCGGAGTTGATCTCGACAGTTCCGACAACATCCGGCGCCGCAGCTACTGCGGCTCCAGCGCGATCTGCACTCAGAGTTACTTCGTACACACCGTCGGCGAGTGCGTTTTCCGGCGAGCCACCATCACCGCCCGACCACGGCTGCGAGACTGATGAAGCAGTCTCAGAGAAGGTCCGGACCACTTGCCCGCCCGTGTTCCGAACGTCGATCGTCCAGTCTACGGACTCGCTGAACTCGGCGGAGAAAACCGTCTCCGAACTCAGCCCGACAGACGGAAACTCGAGCGGTCCAAATGCCGCTGAGTCGACGAAGGGCTCCGTGCTCCCGATATTCACCGGGCTAGCCAGCCACGGATTCGAGAGGGTACCCGGAGCCTGAGGCGGACCAGGGTCTACTTCGATGTCGCCTGGAGCGGGACCACCCGCAGCTCCCCACCAGTTGGCTCGCGAGTCGATGAGGACCGGGGATTCGGTAAAGAGGGCCGCGTCGAAGTTCCCCGAGAGGTTGTTCCCACGAAGTAGCGCCGGTTCGCCGTTTCCTCGAACCGCAATCGCATACTGGAAATTCGAGATCTCGTTGCCGACGATCAGGGGGTTGCAGTCGAAGGTGATCCCTCTCGGGCTTGCGCTCCCGCCCGACGCTCCGGGACCAACTATGGTATTGGCGCGAATCAGCGGGCGCGCTTCCGGCTCGTCGCACACGATGCCGTCGTCAGCGTCGCCGGTAAGCGTGATCGTGTTTCGCTCAATCGTGGGAGACGCGTGGTCCACCCTGACACCGTCTGCGCCGGCGAGCGACAGTACGATCTCGCTGTCCAGTAGGTAGAGATCGCTCGTCGACGTCGCCGCTGAGAAATCGTAGTGGACAGCACGCGCGACACTGCCTCCCCCGATTCCTTCGACTCGGATCCATTGGAGCATGGAGCCAGATATCGCTCCATCTTGGTATCGAATCCCGCGCCAGGCTGACGTAATCGGACCGAAGACGATCTCGTTCCCGCTCGCGCCTACCGCGGTGATCGTGCCCTTGAACGAAGCCGCCTCACTTCCTGCGCCACCAATGTCGATAAACTCGCCGCCACCTACGCGGATCTCAGAGCCCGCCTCAATCCCGAACAAGACAGGGCTCGACGCTCCGACCAGAAGGCCGTCTGGAAGGTGATAGCGGAACTGTTTCCACAATCCGCTTCTCGACAGGTTCGGTGGATCGACACCCTGGGAATCACTCGCTTCTACGTAGCTCGACGAGTTCGCACCGTTGATCAAGGAACCCTCCATCAAGCGGGCCACAAGATTCGGATGAACTGAGATCTGGCGAGCAGACGAGTACCCGTCGAAAATGACGTTCTCAAAGACCGCGGCGGCATTATCATCCGGATAGTAGACACCGCTTTCCAGCGTCGAATTCAGGATCGACGCCACTCCGCCATCTTCGCCTTCAACCGCGAATTGCGACGAACCCGGCGAGATCGTCCATCCGTCGAGCCGCGGCTGCCCGCCGACGACCTCAATGCCTGCGTAGGCTCCGCTCTGAATCGTCCCGTTCCGTAGTGATATCGATGACGAGACATCGACGAGACGAAGGCTCGAAGTAACAAACTCCTGCGTCTGACCAACTCCCACATCCTTGATCACAACATGGTCGAGCTCGGTAGCGGGTAGCGCGGACTCGAGAATACGAATTCCCCGCCAACCCGGTTCGCCGTCGTCCAAGAACTCCTCGAATACGATCGGCTCTGCGGCTGTTCCCCTGGCGACAAGGCCACCGGGCTTCTGCAGGTTCGAACTGCCGACTTCGAGCTCGCGGTTGTGATCGAACTGAAGCACGGTCCCCGGAGCGAGCGTCAACACCGGCTCATCGTCGCCCGTGATGTAGAGCTCCACGTCAATTCGGTAGTTGAATTTGGGCCAGGCGCCGCTTCGACGGACGTAGCTGCTCCTCACCTCAACGTGACTATCCACCGCCTCGCCGGTAATCGTCGAAGTGTTCATGATGTCGGCAACAAGCGAGGCATCGATCCGAAGAGGCGAATGGCTTCCGTAGTTCTCAAACGTCAGATCGCGATAGAGGGCGCCGTCCGCGTCGTGCTCCACGCGGATCCCGCCGGACGCGACAAGGTCGGTCAGGGTGATATTCGGCAGCCCAACCGTTCGAATGCTGTGATAACGGGGAGAGCCACCAGACCAGGTCGGTACAACAATCGACCAGTGATCAATCTCTGGCGCGCCGCCTTCAACCAGAATACCGTCGTCGAGGGTGTTGGATATCGAGCCATGGCGCAGGGGTACTTCGGCGCCGAGGTCGCGGAGTTCCACTGCCGCGAGCCCTCCAGCGCCGGCGTCGGAGATCGACACGTAGTCGAAGCGCCCCCCGGAGAGCACGTTCTCGTCAAAGAGAAGACCATCCCAGGCGCCGGGCGCCGAGGACGCGCCACGCATCTGGATCTCTGCAGCCTCGACTCCAAGGGCGTTGATTCCGCCGGACTCGTGGGGCGTCGAGATCGAGAGAGAGGCGCCACCTGTGAAGACGACTTCGACGCCCGGCTCGATTGCTAGAACTGCGCCCGCCCGCACCGAACGGTCTCCTGAAACGGTGTAGGGGCTATTGAGAAGAGTCCAGGTGGTCGACGCGACGACGTCCGTATTTATGCTCACAGGCCCGGTGCTCGGCGCCGGTACGCCAGATCTTTCGACCGAGTCTGCAGTCT harbors:
- a CDS encoding thrombospondin type 3 repeat-containing protein; this translates as MAVFAVVSLLSVARLFVPGDATAQTQPRVFASPTDNGEEGNDGPVAVDPDASSPLFIYAASETYPGWQLPSQASAIGTPCVDGDGAETCAFDLILVTSDGVEFIDFDETLGSETEYDFTSRRLRVNGLSAVSGSLPPVRAGEVTVTSGAISEGGTVRIERAEIVDAALEIRDVAPAAIARVPEPKLTVGIATAFLAMVLLVGRSRVARKSVLFAFLLVMIPGSRATAADDLDWDDDGIRNYRDNCPYVANPMQEDSSGAGIREPDGIGDACQCGDVDNDGDVDVRDLALLRRFVGGQLASLPSPSKCSLVGTPDDCLQDDLDLLADALAERVSPWPEPVCRPAVSNFLGSAGPPSDLDVYVGDSRLVLDWEPVPSSLVTGYNVYRADVPGGPYSLITPSPTTWTSFDDAAVVNGQPYYYVVRAIEGSETADSVERSGVPAPSTGPVSINTDVVASTTWTLLNSPYTVSGDRSVRAGAVLAIEPGVEVVFTGGASLSISTPHESGGINALGVEAAEIQMRGASSAPGAWDGLLFDENVLSGGRFDYVSISDAGAGGLAAVELRDLGAEVPLRHGSISNTLDDGILVEGGAPEIDHWSIVVPTWSGGSPRYHSIRTVGLPNITLTDLVASGGIRVEHDADGALYRDLTFENYGSHSPLRIDASLVADIMNTSTITGEAVDSHVEVRSSYVRRSGAWPKFNYRIDVELYITGDDEPVLTLAPGTVLQFDHNRELEVGSSNLQKPGGLVARGTAAEPIVFEEFLDDGEPGWRGIRILESALPATELDHVVIKDVGVGQTQEFVTSSLRLVDVSSSISLRNGTIQSGAYAGIEVVGGQPRLDGWTISPGSSQFAVEGEDGGVASILNSTLESGVYYPDDNAAAVFENVIFDGYSSARQISVHPNLVARLMEGSLINGANSSSYVEASDSQGVDPPNLSRSGLWKQFRYHLPDGLLVGASSPVLFGIEAGSEIRVGGGEFIDIGGAGSEAASFKGTITAVGASGNEIVFGPITSAWRGIRYQDGAISGSMLQWIRVEGIGGGSVARAVHYDFSAATSTSDLYLLDSEIVLSLAGADGVRVDHASPTIERNTITLTGDADDGIVCDEPEARPLIRANTIVGPGASGGSASPRGITFDCNPLIVGNEISNFQYAIAVRGNGEPALLRGNNLSGNFDAALFTESPVLIDSRANWWGAAGGPAPGDIEVDPGPPQAPGTLSNPWLASPVNIGSTEPFVDSAAFGPLEFPSVGLSSETVFSAEFSESVDWTIDVRNTGGQVVRTFSETASSVSQPWSGGDGGSPENALADGVYEVTLSADRAGAAVAAAPDVVGTVEINSALPVARLTAPAELGVAAAGPIAIVGEAAGAGATAYRIKQAYGYSPAESAFSTICESPAGGQPGDPPACDIASVPANGQLVSWDASAEINGIYTVRLEVDSPGGTAVTDRTVRVLHASAPAASLAVFSPNNDGAFDKVSIEAGLSLDDASWTLDVLSGGSVVNQFTGSGRSAVGEWSGQVSSGTISDGIYDFRLTASLDGAQYVASGGSVVVDLTPPVAAIETPNSLTPIVNYGPVEVRGTIDDDHPGDYRLLWGAGLDPVDFDEFANDTGNVQSGLLGFLPSDNGTEARYSEEDTIRIVLQVSDAVGNTSETGVDVTVDRLEVVSLEFDREVIDPLAGEQVQITYELSADADVTVELKPSGLGATTKLLVDNESRTGGTPHSVVWDGTTDEVPVSVAPNGAYFVEISATDASGRSVVLNDGNDRAIGDPPLWQFPAQFNGFENGGSSLSGMPEPISTFMNEWLEIDYTMNYPGRHTVKVCLFEPGDDPQNPDPPQVQVSSDCATASPTPDRVVTLLGNEVVPSGPVSLVWNARDENRQFSESGLAYTVYLEVPEPLERDSVIVRTPPAEIRRLALNPYLFRPVFGQSTRIFFELLRPATVDVDVYSPNNQLIRTLESNTSFAAGSHFLEWDGLDESGAVTTLIGKYRVRVEIEDQVTGEFVAEDLVFRVDTRIPAEPLGGSAACNCP